In Nocardia sp. NBC_01327, the genomic stretch CAAGGTGGTGCCGCTGGGCAAATCGCTGCAGCCGTACAACGCCTGGGTCACCGGCATCCGCCGCGTGGAGGCCCCCACCCGCGCCAATGCGCCCCTGATCTCCTATGACGAGGGCTTCGGGCTGGTGAAGATCAATCCGATCGCCGCCTGGTCCGACGATGAGATGGCCGCCTATATCGAGGCCAATGGCACTCTCGTCAATCCCCTTGTGGAGGAGGGATATCCGTCCATCGGTTGCGCTCCGTGCACACGGAAGCCGGAACCGGGATCCGATCCGCGAAGCGGCCGCTGGGCCGGCCTCGCCAAGACCGAATGCGGGTTGCACGCCTCATGAGCGCTTTCATTTCCGAGCCCCCCGTCCTGTCCGCGTCCGAAGAGTTCGACACTCTTGCCGCGCTGGAGAGCGAATCCATCCACATCTTCCGCGAGGTCGCGGGCGAGTTCGAGCGACCGGTGATCCTGTTCTCCGGCGGCAAGGACTCCACGGTGCTGCTGCACCTGGCGCTGAAGGCGTTCTGGCCTGCGCCGCTGCCGTTTTCGCTGCTGCACGTGGACACCGGGCACAATCTCGACGAGGTGCTCGCCTTCCGCGACCATGTGGTGGAGAAGTACGGCCTGCGGCTGCACGTCGCCTCCGTCGAGGAGTACCTCGCCGACGGACGGCTGACCGAGCGGCCGGACGGCATCCGCAATCCGCTGCAGACGGTGCCGCTGCTGGACGGCATTGCCGAGCACCGCTTCGACGCGGTCTTCGGCGGCGCCCGCCGCGATGAGGAGCGTTCGCGCGCCAAGGAGCGCATCTTCTCGCTGCGCGACGCCTTCGGACGCTGGGATCCCAAGCGGCAGCGGCCGGAACTGTGGAACCTGTACAACGGCAAGCACGCTCCGGGTGAGCATGTGCGCGTCTTCCCGCTCTCCAACTGGACCGAGCTGGATATCTGGCGCTATATCGCCCGCGAGGACATCGAGCTGGCCAGCATCTACTACGCGCACCAGCGCCCGGTGTACCAGCGCGACGGCATGTGGATGACGCCCGGCGTCTGGGGCGGCCCGGCCGAGGGTGAGGAGCTGTCGGTCAAGTCGGTGCGCTACCGCACCGTCGGCGACGGATCCACCACCGGCGCAATCATTTCCGATGCGGCCGACAATGAGGCGATTCTCGCCGAGGTGGCGGCCTCCCGGCTCACCGAACGCGGCGCGACCCGCGGAGACGATCGTGTCTCCGAGGCCGCCATGGAAGATCGCAAGCGAGAGGGTTACTTCTGATGTCCGACCTACTCAGACTGGCCACCGCCGGCAGTGTCGACGACGGCAAGTCCACCCTGGTCGGACGTCTGCTGTACGACACGAAATCGGTGCTGGCCGACCAGATCGACGCGGTCACCCGCGCCTCGGTCGACAAGGGCCTGTCCACTCCGGACCTGTCGCTGCTCGTCGACGGCCTGCGCGCCGAGCGTGAGCAGGGCATCACCATCGATGTGGCGTACCGCTACTTCGCCACGCCCGCACGGTCTTTCGTGCTCGCCGATACGCCGGGGCATGTGCAGTACACCCGGAACACGGTGTCCGGCGCGTCGACCGCACAGCTGGTGATCCTGCTCGTGGATGCCCGCAAGGGTGTTATCGAGCAGACCCGCCGTCATGCCGCCGTCATGGCGCTGCTGGGTGTGCCCAAGCTGGTGCTCGCCGTGAACAAGATCGACCTGGTCGATGATCCGGCCGGGGTGTTCGCGCGCATCGTCGCCGAATTCTCGGAGCTGACAGCCAAACTCGGCTGGGCGCCCGAGGATGTGGTGGAGATTCCGGTCTCCGCGCTGCACGGTGACAATGTCGCCTCGCGCTCGGCGAATACGCCGTACTACACCGGTCCGTCGCTCATCGAGCACCTGGAGTCGGTGCCCGCGGATGCCGACAGCACCCGCCACGAGGTCGGCCTGCGCTTCCCGGTGCAGTACGTGATCCGGCCGCGCACCGCCGAATATCCGGACTACCGCGGTTATGCCGGTCAGGTCGCGGCGGGCACCGTGCGCAAGGGCGACGCGGTCGTCGTGCTGCCGTCCGGTACCCGCACCACCGTCGAGCGCATCGACACCCCCAATGGTGAACTGGCGTACGCGCAGCCGGGCCGCAGTGTGACGCTCATCCTGGCCGACAATGTGGACGTCTCCCGAGGCGACACCATCGTGGCCGCCGATGACGCACCCGAGCCGATCGACACGTTCGACGCCACCGTGTGCTGGCTGGGCGACAAGCCACTGCGCCCCGGCGCCCGCCTGCTGCTCAAGCACGGCGCGCGCACCACGCAGGCCATTGTCGGCGCCCTCATCGAGCGCTTCGACGAACAGCGCCTGGCCGCCGACCCGAACCCGGAATCGCTGGCGCTCAATGACATCGGCCGCATCGCCATCCGCGTCGCCGAGCCCATTGCCGCCGACGACTACAGCGTCAACCGCTACACCGGCAGCTTCCTGCTGATCGACCCCGCGGGCGGCAATACGCTGGCCGCCGGCCTCGTCGGTGACGCACTGACCAAGGTCGAAGTCGGGGCCTGAGATGAATTCGCCTGTCCGCGGCGCTGTTCCAGCGGCCCCGCCGCCGGTCGCGCCGCCACAGGCGAACCTTCCGGCTGGCGTGGTCTCGGCGGACCTGCTGCCCGAAGCAGCTGTGCGGACGACCGCCGCGCCGCCGGTCTCGGTGCGACGGAGCCTCATTCGGCCTCGCCCTACGTACACGATGGAACAGACTGCAGCCGACACCGGCCATTCTGTCGGCGCGACGACACTGCAGACCCCCGTAGTGGACCGGATCATCGGCCCACGGCCGGCGCTGATCGCGGTGGCGCACGGCAGTCGTGACCCGCGGTCGGCGGCGACCATGTACGCCGTGGTGGAGCAGCTGTCCACCGCACGGCCGGATCTGGATGTGCGGCTGGCATTCCTGGATCTGAACGCGCCGTCGGTGGATCAGGTCGTGGATGCGGTTGCCGCCGAAGGGCATTCGCACGCAGTGGTGGTTCCACTGCTGCTGGGCAGCGCCTTTCACGCTCGCGTGGACCTGCCGGGCATGCTGGCGGCCGCTCGTGCCCGGCATCCCCGAATGCAGCTGACGCAGGCCGATGTACTCGGGGCCGATACGCGAGTGATCGCGGCCCTGCGTGATCGAGTGTGGGAGGCCCTGGCCGTCTCCTCGTTGGGCCAGGGCTTCCCGGCTCGTTCACGACTGGGTATCGCCATGGCCGCGGTGGGCTCATCCTCCGAGGCCGCCAATGCGCGCACCGCACAGATCGCCCGTCAACTCGCGGCGATCACCGGCGTACCCACCGAGATCTGCTTCGCCACCACCGAACCCAGCCTCCCCGAAGCGGTTTCGGCACTCCGCGCACGCGGCGCGGACCACATCCTGGTCGCACCCTGGTTCCTGGCCCCCGGCCTGCTCACCGACCGCCTCGAAGCAGCCGCACCCAACCTCGTGCACGCCCCCACCATCGGCGCCCACCCTCTCCTGACCGACGTCATCCTGGACCGCTACACCGCCGCTTCGGCGCTACCGCTGAAGCTCTCGGCCTGACGCGGGACTACCCATCGATCGGCCGCCACTGCCGGGCTGATCGGAGCCTCGACTGTCGGGCTGATCGGAGCCTCGACTGCCGGGCTGAGCGTTCATCAATCGATTCGGGGCGACGGTTTTGCCCGTGTCAGCGGGGTTCGTGACCGTGTATGCCGGTCGCGCCGTGACCGAAAGGTCATCGATCAATCGCAGCACCGAGATCCCGGCCATCCGGCGCCGCGCCGCCCGATAGGCTGGGCCGATGATCAAGGCTGTGGTGTTCGATGTGGGCGAGACGCTGATCGACGAGACGCGGATCTGGAGCCGATGGGCCGACCGGCTCGGCATTCCCGGCTTCGCGCTACTCGGAGTGATCGGCGGCATGGCGGCTACCGGGCGGCCGCTGACCGACGCCTTCGAACTACTGCTGCCCGGAGTGGATCTGGACAGGGAGCAGGTCAGCTGGGCCATGGACGAGCCCGAAAGCCTGCGCAACAATTTCGATGCCGACGACCTGTACCCGGATGTGCGGCGCGCCCTCGCTGGACTGCGGGAACGTGGGCTCAAGGTGATCATCGCGGGAAATCAACCGCCGCAGGCCAAATCGGCGCTGGAGAAGATGAATCTCCCCGTGGACGCCATCTACACCTCCGCGGAGTGGGATCTGGAGAAGCCCGACCCCAAGTTCTTCCTGAAGGTCGCCGAGGTGGCGGGCGTCCCGGCCGGCGAGATCTGCTACGTCGGCGACCGGGTGGACAACGATGTGCTGCCCGCAAGCGGCGCCGGCATGATTCCGGTGCTGATCCGCCGCGGGCCCTGGGGCTACCTGCACGCGGAGTTGCCGCAGAGCGCCTACAGCATCGTGGTCGACAGCCTGGACGCCCTGGCCGACCTGATCGCCCCGGTCTGACGTTCGCCGGCCACCGCCCGCGCCACCCGCTGTTCCCACGACCAGGAACTGGTGGCGGGGGCTACTCGCGAAATGCCGCCGCCAGTTCCTGGTGATCTTGAAGTACGCGCGGGGGTGATGTGCCGCAGCGGATTCCGGCTGTCGGCGGGACTGCTGCGGAAAGGACCTGGCCCACCCTGCGCCTGGGCACTGAGCGCGGGGTGGGCCGGTCCGTTCGACGTCGGGGTGGGGGTTCGAGGGGATTCCACACCCACCCGCGTCGCCGTCTTTTATCGGGTAAGCCGCGTAGGTTGCTGGGGCACTGCGTAAGTGAGGTCGGCGGCCGTCATGGTTCGGCCCGGCCGGAGCGTGTACTCGGCGCGGGTCGCTGGCCTCTGATGCACAGCAGTTGCAGTCGGCGCCGGGTCGCATAGTCGTTCGGGTCCACTCGTTTGGCCGCGAGTTCCGACCACGAGCCGCCCCCGCCACCCGACCGCTCATGTGTCGGCCCGCTAGCGATGACCATCACCGCCTCCGCCCGCATGACCTCCGCCGCGAAGGGCGCCGCCACCGCCGCCGCAGGATTGCATATGGCTCGCCCGGCTAGCGATGGCCGCCACCGCCTCCGTGGCCTCCGCCACCACCGGCACCGCCGCCGTGGCCCGCACCACCGCCTCCGCCACCAGCACCGCCTCCGGCACCACCGCCAGCGCCTCCTCCGGCACCACCACCGGAAGCTGCCCCGCCGTGCGCAGCGCCACCTGCGCCACCACCGGTCGCACCGCCACCGCCTGAGGTGCCGCCGCCGGAACTCGCGCCTCCACCGGAAGTTGCTCCGCCGCCAGCGGTTCCGCCGCCGGCCGCGCCGCCACCCGAGGTCGCTCCGCCACCGGTCGCGCCGCCACCCGAGGTCGCTCCGCCACCGGACGCGCCGCCACCGGACGTTGCTCCGCCACCCGAAGTCGTTCCACCACCGGTGGTTCCGCCGCCAGCTGTCGAACCGCCGGATGTCGAACCGCCGCTGGTTCCGCCTCCCGTCGTGGATCCTCCTCCGGTGGTGCCACCCCCTGTTGTGGTACCACCGCCGGTAGTTGTTCCACCGCCGGTCGTGGATCCGCCGGTCGTCCCGCCACCGGTAGATGCTCCGGAAGTCGTTCCGCCCGTGGTCGAACCGCCGGTGGTCGTGCCACCCGTGGTCGTACCACCGCCGGTTGTCGTTCCACCACCGGTGGTCCCGCCATCGCCGGGAGTTGTTCCGCCGGGCGAGGTTTCGCCGCCGGTGCCGCCCGTGGTGGTGCCGCCAGGTGCTGTCGTTCCGCCGCCCGTGCCGTCACCGGGCTTGGTCCCACCGTCCGTGGTGCCACCGCCGCTGGTCGTGCCGCCCGTCGTGGTGCCGGGACTTGCCGGGGCGGCTCCGCCGGAATCCGTTCCGCCGGGCGCGGTTCCGGGTGCACCACCGGGCGCGGTTCCCGGTGCGCCCGGGGTGGACTGTCCGGGCTGCGGTGCGCTGTTGCCGGGCTGGGCGGGAGGTCCGGGGAGGGTGCGGGGCAGGCTGACCGAGGGGATTTGGCCCGGGTAGGCGCCCAGGGCGAAAGGTGAGGCGAAGGGCAGCGGGTTGATGAATTGGGCCGGGTTGGCGTAGGTCGGAATGTCCTCTACTACACGGGTTTCGCAGTGGCCGCCGGGGCCGGTGTCCACGGGATGCCCAGCCGTCCAGTTCTGGGTGACCGTGGCCGGCATCGGGCCGTAGCTGGTGACGACGGCCGCGGTGACCACCCGATGCACGCGGACCATACCGTCGGGAGCGGAGGTGGCGTCTTCGAGGAGCAGGACATCGCCCGCACCGAGCGTCGCCCCGCCCGCATCGGCGCCGGGGGCCGCCTGCAGCGTCGGCGGTCCGGCCACCGGACCGCCGAGCACGGTGGCGGCCGACATGGCGAGCGCGGAAGCGACTGCGGCGCCGGAGAATACCGCCGCCCGGGGCGCATACCTGCCGATGGCGGAGCCGGTATCGACACTCCGGAAGGCCGCGATGGCCGCGCCGACCGCCACGGTGTGCGCGGGATCGGGCGACATGATGACCGGCCGCCCCAGATCGGCGAGCACCCGCGCCACCTCGATCGGCCGGGACGCGCCGCCGATGAGCAGCACCCGGTCGATGTCCTCCATGGCCAGCCCGGTCTGATGCACGCAGGCCCGCACCACCCGGAGCGAATTGCGAATGTGCCAGCTGCGCAACCGATTCGTATCGGCGGCCGAGACCACCGACGACACCGGCTGCGCCGCATCGGGCGCGATACTGCGGGCGTACCGCGCCAGCAGCGCACCGAGCGGCCGTCCGCCGTAGTCGTAGGAGCGTTCCGCGAACCCGAGAACGCCGCGTTCCTCGCGATCGGCCTCGGTGCGCACCACCGCGACATCGAGGCAGTTGCCCCCGAGGTCGTAAACGAGGGTGATACCGGAACTCGAGATGCCGTACTCGTTGTCCAGCCATTCCACCGCCGCAACGGATTCCGGCATGAGCATGACGTCCGAGGCGCCCGACCAGTCCAGCGCCCGCCGCAGCCGCGTCACATGCTTCTCGGTATAGCAGG encodes the following:
- a CDS encoding Hsp70 family protein; protein product: MSIGTVNSVWATAAGGSNRPAVRVRRTAVTFDSAGGARIGGIPRFAPVVTDFADLTADPDPVVIGGRIWSPADLIAAVVNGFIETNAPEAPAVTTYPACYTEKHVTRLRRALDWSGASDVMLMPESVAAVEWLDNEYGISSSGITLVYDLGGNCLDVAVVRTEADREERGVLGFAERSYDYGGRPLGALLARYARSIAPDAAQPVSSVVSAADTNRLRSWHIRNSLRVVRACVHQTGLAMEDIDRVLLIGGASRPIEVARVLADLGRPVIMSPDPAHTVAVGAAIAAFRSVDTGSAIGRYAPRAAVFSGAAVASALAMSAATVLGGPVAGPPTLQAAPGADAGGATLGAGDVLLLEDATSAPDGMVRVHRVVTAAVVTSYGPMPATVTQNWTAGHPVDTGPGGHCETRVVEDIPTYANPAQFINPLPFASPFALGAYPGQIPSVSLPRTLPGPPAQPGNSAPQPGQSTPGAPGTAPGGAPGTAPGGTDSGGAAPASPGTTTGGTTSGGGTTDGGTKPGDGTGGGTTAPGGTTTGGTGGETSPGGTTPGDGGTTGGGTTTGGGTTTGGTTTGGSTTGGTTSGASTGGGTTGGSTTGGGTTTGGGTTTGGGTTGGGSTTGGGTSGGSTSGGSTAGGGTTGGGTTSGGGATSGGGASGGGATSGGGATGGGATSGGGAAGGGTAGGGATSGGGASSGGGTSGGGGATGGGAGGAAHGGAASGGGAGGGAGGGAGGGAGGGGGGAGHGGGAGGGGGHGGGGGHR
- a CDS encoding HAD family hydrolase, with protein sequence MIKAVVFDVGETLIDETRIWSRWADRLGIPGFALLGVIGGMAATGRPLTDAFELLLPGVDLDREQVSWAMDEPESLRNNFDADDLYPDVRRALAGLRERGLKVIIAGNQPPQAKSALEKMNLPVDAIYTSAEWDLEKPDPKFFLKVAEVAGVPAGEICYVGDRVDNDVLPASGAGMIPVLIRRGPWGYLHAELPQSAYSIVVDSLDALADLIAPV
- a CDS encoding sulfate adenylyltransferase subunit 1 gives rise to the protein MSDLLRLATAGSVDDGKSTLVGRLLYDTKSVLADQIDAVTRASVDKGLSTPDLSLLVDGLRAEREQGITIDVAYRYFATPARSFVLADTPGHVQYTRNTVSGASTAQLVILLVDARKGVIEQTRRHAAVMALLGVPKLVLAVNKIDLVDDPAGVFARIVAEFSELTAKLGWAPEDVVEIPVSALHGDNVASRSANTPYYTGPSLIEHLESVPADADSTRHEVGLRFPVQYVIRPRTAEYPDYRGYAGQVAAGTVRKGDAVVVLPSGTRTTVERIDTPNGELAYAQPGRSVTLILADNVDVSRGDTIVAADDAPEPIDTFDATVCWLGDKPLRPGARLLLKHGARTTQAIVGALIERFDEQRLAADPNPESLALNDIGRIAIRVAEPIAADDYSVNRYTGSFLLIDPAGGNTLAAGLVGDALTKVEVGA
- the cysD gene encoding sulfate adenylyltransferase subunit CysD, with amino-acid sequence MSAFISEPPVLSASEEFDTLAALESESIHIFREVAGEFERPVILFSGGKDSTVLLHLALKAFWPAPLPFSLLHVDTGHNLDEVLAFRDHVVEKYGLRLHVASVEEYLADGRLTERPDGIRNPLQTVPLLDGIAEHRFDAVFGGARRDEERSRAKERIFSLRDAFGRWDPKRQRPELWNLYNGKHAPGEHVRVFPLSNWTELDIWRYIAREDIELASIYYAHQRPVYQRDGMWMTPGVWGGPAEGEELSVKSVRYRTVGDGSTTGAIISDAADNEAILAEVAASRLTERGATRGDDRVSEAAMEDRKREGYF
- a CDS encoding sirohydrochlorin chelatase, which produces MEQTAADTGHSVGATTLQTPVVDRIIGPRPALIAVAHGSRDPRSAATMYAVVEQLSTARPDLDVRLAFLDLNAPSVDQVVDAVAAEGHSHAVVVPLLLGSAFHARVDLPGMLAAARARHPRMQLTQADVLGADTRVIAALRDRVWEALAVSSLGQGFPARSRLGIAMAAVGSSSEAANARTAQIARQLAAITGVPTEICFATTEPSLPEAVSALRARGADHILVAPWFLAPGLLTDRLEAAAPNLVHAPTIGAHPLLTDVILDRYTAASALPLKLSA